CCGAAAGCTTCGGTGGACCCTCACACTGTTTGTTTAGGGTGCAGGGGTTTTGAGTGTGCCttggataaaagatgtaaagaatgcgaggatttggatgaaaagaaatggatggaaatgaaacgctatgtgcgTAAATTAGAGATGGATAAGTTACGGAgggcttctaaatctaaatctaggtctgtgagtgatgttagcctagacatttcttttaacccttctattcCTAAATCACCCTTAGAAGTAGATCCTTCTCCCGAGGTGGTAACCCCCGCTCCTTCTACAGGAACTGTATCTGCTGTTATGGACCCTCAGTTCGCCAGGATGGCggctgagatgaaagaattaaaggatcaacttgaagccttgaagaaaggtaagagtgcaagtgaagtttgtgataatgtttgtgctagtgcagtggaggtggcgaCTGATCGACCCTGTCATGCCCCTAGATCTAGACCTCTACCAAGCTCCCAGGACCTAGGGAGAAGGTATGTCGACGATCGTAAGGGGGTGAGAGGGACGTATTCTCGGTCAGCCGtcgcctcaagcagtcctgttgcttttTCCCAGGCTGCTTATGACCGCCACAGGAAAGGCGTGTCGGAAGAGCTTGCGTCTTCTCCTAGCCCCTCTCCTAGACGTAGATGGCAGTTTGAGGATTCGAGACcgaccaaaagaagatggttgcaGCAAGAGGATCAACCCCGGACTCGCTCTCCCCTTTCGGGTGCGTGGAGCTCCCCTGAATCTTTTGCTTCCGACGACGACCGAAACGCCTCTCCAGCAAAAAGGTCAAGACCTTTTTCGGAATGCTCTCCTCTCGCTGTTCGGAGGAGGgagagttctcttctttctgcttccggAGAATTCTCGAGgaatccttctcctgctcccagCTTGTCTCGACAACCTTCTCCCTCGGATCCTCAAGATGCAGCTGCTGCGGCTAAATCATTTATGACCGTCATGCAAGGCCAATTGGCTTCGCTCGTTCAGGCCTTTAGTCGTCCTCCCCCGCAGTCGGTCAGACGTAAGGACTCCAAgttaccagtgaagagatctagaaggGAGTCCCCTGCTGAAGTTTCTCCTAGGGATAAGAGAGAACTGGATCCCTCTCCCGTTCGAGTCAACAAGGGGCGATCTTCTGGCCTGGAACATAAGAATTTTTTCGTTTCTCCCAAGCAAAAACCTCAGGGTTCTTCTCCTGAGGCTCGACTCTTTCCTCTCCACGCCTTAAAcgacaggaattttcttcctctcgcGGGAACACTCTTCCTTTGTTCAGCAAGATTACGACCTCGGTTCTCCAGGGAGGAAAGAACGCAGCGGACTTCCTCGACGCCAGGGCGCGATTCGCCCTCGGCGCCAGGACGCGCATCCAACTCTCGGCGCCAGGGCGTATCCAATGCTCGACGCCAGGACGCTTCGCTCGCGATACCAGGACGCATCCAGCTCTCGACATCGGGATTCTTCTAGGGCTGTTTGTCAGGGCGCAACCAGCTCGCCGCCAGGGCGTAACCAACTCTCGCCGCCAGGGCGCCCGGCGATCGTCGTCCTCCCGGGTACACTACAGCGggaagagaaggagacagagttggaaggaatgcatgatttggaagacgcgtttcagaggacgaagataaaccttctaatgcggctgatgactataaggttctttctcgctctcttttgGAGCTGTATGGTGAGGAGTTTAAGCCTGCTGCTCCTCGTTCCCCTCAGTCccagtttaacaggaagaaatcgaggaagcagtcagcctttattaaaatgaagcttTCCATTTCTGCTAAGAAGGCTCTGACCAGAATTGATAACTGGCTTAAGGAGCGTAGGCAAGCAGTTAAGtcctccttctcttttcctccaactAGGCTTGCTTCGAAGGCGGGCATGTGGTATGACACTGGGAGCTCTGGGCCTGGGAgtacctgcctcctcccaggggacttctctggtttaGTAGACTCTTCCAGAAGACATGCCCTTAACTCAGCTAAGGTGATGTGGTCTATGACGGaactagaccatctcattaaaggaatttttaggtcttttgaagtgttcagttTTTAGACTGGTCTGTTGGAATCCTATCCAAGAAGATGGAAACCATGCAGGCTACAGGAATTGAAGACCTTTCCAGTATTATGgcctgtatggataaggctctgaggatggagcaaatgagatgacttctcttttcactgcagggattttgaagaagagggctttgttatgTTCCTTCACGTCAAAATCTCTACTACAGTCGCACAGAAGGCGGAGCTCCTTACGCCCCCTCTCGGAGCATTTGTTTCGGAGTCCTTGGTCAGGGATATTTCTCTGACTCTGGCACATAAAGCTACGCAAGATTTACTTTCTCGCTCGGCTAGGAGGTTTCCTTGATGTAATTCCTCCAGCtgccaaaaaggaggaaaaagagagttCAACAGCCCTTTCGGGGCAGAGTTCCTTCTAGATCTGATTTCAGAGGAAAAGACAAGAAACAGGGGTAGAACTAGCAGAAGGACGTTTAGAACTCGCTCTAGAAATTGAAACACAAGTCCTCCAGACAATAGTAGGAGCAAGGCTGTCTCTATTTTGGCAGGCTTGGgaagcaagaggggcggacaactggtctctctcagtcatcaaggaaggatacaagatccccttctcGAGGAAACCGCCACTTTCAACAAAGCCACTAGCCCTAGTGGCTCAATACTCGAACGCATTGAAACGAAGGGCACTCCTGAATCTAGTAGACCAGATGTTGGAGAAAGGAGCGATAGAACCAGTTTTGGAACTAGgatccccagggttctacaatcgtctgtttttagtgcccaagagttcggggggatggagaccggtcctggatgtCAGCGCATTGAACGGTTTTGTGGAGAAGACCAAGTTTACCATGGAGACGACTCAGTCTGTGCTGGCAGCAGTCcgtccaggggactggatggtatccctggacctgcaggacgcttactttcatattcccatccacccgacttcaaggaagtttttgaggtttgtgatccaggacaaatgcttccagttcaaagctctttgtttggcctcagcacagctcctcaagtgttcaccagagtaatgtcaaatgtggcaggatggcttcatcaagaagggataagagtatccctgtacctagacgactggctgataaggtcccagtcgaagaacaggtgtctggaggacttacacaAGACGTTTATGATTGCTCAGGATCtgggtctcattatcaacaaagAGAAGTCTCAGATCGAACCGAGTCagacgattctttatttggggatagttcTGGACTCAGCTCGTTTTCGGGCTTCTCCCTCACAAGAAAGACAAATCAAGTGCCTCGAGAAGGTTCAGTATTTCCTGGGGAGGCAGAAGtgctcggcgagggagtggatgagtttgttGGGCACCCTCTCCTCCCTCGAGAAATTTGTCTCTCTGGGAAGGTTGCACCTCAGGCCTCTTcaacacttcctttcaagaatctgggacaggaagaatcaggaggactCATTTTCCTTCGACATTCCAGCAGAGATCAAGAAACATCTGAGTTGGTGGCTGAACCCGTCGATCTTAGGGGAAGGAATCTCCCTACGCAgaaagaacccagacctagtgttgttctcagatgcttcggagtcgggatggggagcaacactggggaacaaggaagtttcaggctcttgggaagagggacaaatcggatggcacatcaacaggaaagagTTGATGGCCATCTGGTTAGGTTTAAAAGCCTTCAAAGAATCTGTCGCGGGGAAAGTAGTAGaagtgaattccgacaacaccacggctcttgCGTATATCAGCAAACAAGGAGGGACTCGTTCTTTACCTCTTTACGAAACAGCAAGAGAGCTCCTTCTGTGGACAAAAGACCACAGGGTGGAGCTTTTGTGAGATTCGTGCAGGggcagaagaatgtaagagcagacatgctcagcagaagagggcaagttctgcccacggaatggactctcAATCTTCAAGTTTGCCAGAAACTGTGGAGTTTATGGGGGAGGCCTTCAATAGACCTCTTCGCCTCCAGCCAGAACAAGAGGATCCCGAACTACTGCTCTCTAGTCCCGGACAGAGAAGCAATAGCAGTAGACGCCTTCTTGATGGACTGGGACGGGGATGGACACTTATATGCGTTCCCTCCGTTCAAAATAATCAATCTAGTAGTCAAGAAATTCGCCCTCCTAGATTCAGGAAGAATGACCCTggtagcccccttttggccagcaagagagtggttcacagaggtagtGGAGATGTTAGTGGACTTTCCAGAAGTCTTCCCCCCAAGTCCaaggcttctcagacagccccacttcgagaggtatcatcaaaaccccctcgctcttcaactgactgcattcagactatcgagaagcttgtcagagcgagaggattttcagctcaagctgcaagagctatcgccagagcgaggagggtctcttcacagagagtttaccaatcaaagtgggaaacctttagatcttggtgtaagcagcataaggtttcctcaaccactacctctgtgagccaaatagctgattttctcttgtccctCAGGCAAGATTCTAAGCTGGCCGTATCCACCATAAAAGGATACAGAAGCTTGTTGTCTAccgtctttaggcacagaggcattGATTTGTCTCAAGATAGAGACTTGAGAGACCTTTTAAAGTCTTTCGAAACAACGAAGCAGACTTTGAGACCCccgtcctggaatttggatgtggttttgaagttcttgtgcagcaGGAAGTTCGAACCCATCTCTCAAGCAACCCTGAGAGACGtaacaaagaaaactcttttccttctcgcTCTTGCTACAGCGAAAAGGGTTAGCGAGATTCATGCTATTCAGAAACAAGTAGGCTTCAATCGTAATGGAGCAATATGCGCATTAAGGCTTGActtccttgctaagaatgagaacccttccaaaccctggccggggacgtttgaggttcctaacctcactgatttagtgggccaagaggaggagagactACTCTGTCCAGTTAGAGCCCTCAAGGCTTATATTTCCAGGACAAAGGACGTAAGAggttcttccagttccttgtggtgttcagtgaaggatcCTCAAAAGCCCCTCTCGAAGAATGcgttatcattctttttgagggagacaataagagaagctcaccttttatgtgaagaggagaactttggtttgttgaaggtgaaggctcacgaaataagagccattgcaacttctctggcttatagaaagaatatgtcagttaaacaaattatggaggccactttttggagaagtgactctgttttcgcttctcattacctcagagaggtaagagtggattatgagaaatgttatgccttgggcccatatgtagctacagcttcggtattgggtaaaggagtgactgcctcccctcaaccttaacttttgtttgggatacctgtaattgggttggtgttttttatggttgtctgaggaagcttccttgtgggaaaagcaaccccagtctaactagataggtgtatatctagtctgcaaggttaggtggttagattgagtaaggttacaggtaatagaaggggaataggaagtacagaagtctAGTCACGTTGTTGGTCTCACCCCGTTTGACAGACTCGATTGAGTTGTTTCAGTATAACAGGTCTTCACCTGACTGGCGCTCCTAAGGAAAGCGGCTCAAGAGGCAGGAACCTTTGaagtcagctaccttagcaggtaaggaatcaaggtgtttacctacaacttttagttgtttcccaacaatgttagctgtctttcaccctcctccaaatgtgtgaatcagctatatatatataactgccaggtaagttctattcgtaaaaatgaagtttttatgataaaacaaagttttatgaatacttacctggcagttatatatatattttaaatcccaccctcctcccctcaggagacaggtcgggcaagagatgatctgaggaactgaaacgGGAATGATTCCAGCTACCACCCgataagggttgttaaccacctatcggacacctaccattcggcggttgcgcgagttttgaaaaatctgccggttcgacagggattaagctatatatatataactgccaggtaagtattcataaaactttgttttatcataaaaacttcatttttataaaaatcatataacccATCGGGTCAGAttctggtttgttgtttgagctctgATGCAAAATTTACTCGACGTTTGGtgtcgaaatccgattatgtcgattTCTGGTATGGTCGAGgactggggttctactgtatatgtggagtgagctggcaagactttgtttacatAAGGGGTTTTTTGGGGATGATTTCTGTCATACAGGAATTTCTGTGGTCCAGAAGTGGCTTGGTCCCAAGGGTGCCAGCATGAAGAGGTTAGACTGTATACGTAAAGAGAATATTAGTAGTGATACTGAACCCACTTTTGCTCTAATGTTACATTACTAAACATTTCCTTTTTACAAGTACTGTATATTGATACCTCTTGGGTTCTTGGAGATTTGATATAGTTCATATCTGCATAGATTGTTATGCAATTTGCCTTGTATAATCTCATGATTGTCTTTTAGGTCTTGAGAGCAGCATTTGTGTGGGCAATAATTGGGAGTGCCTTTCTTTGAAAGATGGATATTTATTGGgtataatgcaaaatatataaggaaaatagataagCAGGatgttaaaaaacaaaggaaactaaTTGTAGGACAGGAAAACTAAGCAATAATTGCATGGAAAactttatgaaagaaataaaaagatgtaaagGTTAATGCGATCATTATTAGAAAAGGGTAAAGTCAACAAAGTTGCCATGAATGCACACAGACCTGGATATATGACCAGGTTTGTGGTTTAGGCAATTTTTAAATGTCTTCTGGTCTTTTGTACTTAAGTGGTATTTTATTGCTTTCCGCAGATGTTTTTGCTTGTGAAAGTGATAATGATTCCAGAATTTTGCATTAAAGTGTAGTAACACTTGTGTAGCTGTGTAATAGCACTTGTATAGCTAAGACACTAGTTCATATGGTTTGGTTGGAAACCCTTGAAAGGTGAACCAAGTCAACATTTCTTGACTCTCAGAGTGATGACTCTAAGGATTTGTTCTTAACTCATCAATTGTTTATTGtgaattgatatttcattttctaaagcTGCTTTTGGTGTTTTAAAGTTAAATACCTGTACGTTATTGTAGTGCCTAAAACTTATGGCAGATGACATCATTGGAATCTCAAATGGCAAGACAAAGTTAAATAAGTTGGACAGCACAAAGCATTGTATACAGTAGAGTGCAAGGTACACTTTAGTCAGTACCCCCTATGAGGATTGCCATAGAGTAAGAGGATAGGTTATCATGGGTAGAATCTGTGGCTGTCCATTGTGATGAAGAAGGTAACAGAAGAAAAGGATGTGCTGGTAATTGACCTAGGATGGGAGATTTCAATAATTATTGGCTGAGCATTTTGGTGTACTCCTTTCAGCATAAGCACTGGCTGTAAGAAGGCCATTGTAGCAGTTAGTTGAGGACCAGGTAGAACTTTGCATTTGCTCAGCCAATAATTATTGAAATCTCACATCCTTTTCTTCAGTTACCTTCTTAGAGACAGATGTACTTCATCTCTGACCAAATCAAGATTTTGTTTAAGGAATCTTTTGGTATCAGTGTCCTATAGACACTGGACATAAACCTATCTTCCTACCCACCATCTATTGGCAATTATCATGCCCTCATTCACAGCTGAAGCCAATTCAGACTCATCCATCATCAGGATGGACAGCCACAGGTTCTGCCAATGATAGCGTATCCTCTTTCTCTGTGGCAATCCTCATAAAGGGGTGCTGGCTAGTGTGCCTTGCAATCTACTGTATGCAGTGCTTGgtgctgtccaacttcttaaacTCTGTTTTGTCCTCTGAGATTCCATATGCATAAAATGATGTCATCCTATTCCCAATCCTTGAGGTTCTGATGATGTTATCTGTCATAAATTGTAGGCAAACttcatgtcattttaattttttcgttttgatattttctgtttttaacacTGTGATAAAGTACATATACTGTTGTGGTATTTGCATTGAATGGATGTGTCAAGTTTCACAAAAGCCGTTGGTGGTAGAAGTTAACCAATATTGAGCAGTTTTGATTCCTTTTGCTGTGTATTTTAATTTGAAGttcaaaagaaatcattattGGTTTGTATGCTTTTAGACAACATTTCAAAATTCTAGTCCACAAGATGAAAGTATTATGTTCTTTAGTtaaattttataatgattattgGATATATACTCATgttatttttatgcattcttGTGAAGATTCACAGTATCCCCAGCTTCTTTCATTAGCAGAAGGGAGATTTTAGCCTTCTTGATGCCCTTTAAAATACTATAGCCAgtatacagtagtacagtattgGTATACTTAACAGTATTAGCTCAGATTTTCATAAGTTGTTGCCCCAATTTCTGT
This genomic stretch from Macrobrachium rosenbergii isolate ZJJX-2024 chromosome 23, ASM4041242v1, whole genome shotgun sequence harbors:
- the LOC136851016 gene encoding uncharacterized protein, encoding MSDPKFFRVCVNEECKVRLPKASVDPHTVCLGCRGFECALDKRCKECEDLDEKKWMEMKRYVRKLEMDKLRRASKSKSRSVSDVSLDISFNPSIPKSPLEVDPSPEVVTPAPSTGTVSAVMDPQFARMAAEMKELKDQLEALKKGKSASEVCDNVCASAVEVATDRPCHAPRSRPLPSSQDLGRRYVDDRKGVRGTYSRSAVASSSPVAFSQAAYDRHRKGVSEELASSPSPSPRRRWQFEDSRPTKRRWLQQEDQPRTRSPLSGAWSSPESFASDDDRNASPAKRSRPFSECSPLAVRRRESSLLSASGEFSRNPSPAPSLSRQPSPSDPQDAAAAAKSFMTVMQGQLASLVQAFSRPPPQSVRRKDSKLPVKRSRRESPAEVSPRDKRELDPSPVRVNKGRSSGLEHKNFFVSPKQKPQGSSPEARLFPLHALNDRNFLPLAGTLFLCSARLRPRFSREERTQRTSSTPGRDSPSAPGRASNSRRQGVSNARRQDASLAIPGRIQLSTSGFF
- the LOC136851017 gene encoding uncharacterized protein — protein: MIAQDLGLIINKEKSQIEPSQTILYLGIVLDSARFRASPSQERQIKCLEKVQYFLGRQKCSAREWMSLLGTLSSLEKFVSLGRLHLRPLQHFLSRIWDRKNQEDSFSFDIPAEIKKHLSWWLNPSILGEGISLRRKNPDLVLFSDASESGWGATLGNKEVSGSWEEGQIGWHINRKELMAIWLGLKAFKESVAGKVVEVNSDNTTALAYISKQGGTRSLPLYETARELLLWTKDHRVELL